TCTTGAAATCCCGCTGATGTTCCACCTGCAAAACCCATTTCATCATCAAGAACAAAGCAACTTCAGGATGAGCATTAAGGTTCTATGAATATCAATTACCCCCAAAGAGAAGGTGTGACCTCTCGGATCAAACGCGAAAGGATCATTCATCCCCATCGAGTTTGTCTCAAACGGTGACTGCTGAGCATTTGTGTCAAAGACAGAGCTACAAGAGGAAGTGAAAGTTGAAGCATtgcatgatgatgaagatgaggagAATGCTGTAGCGTCTCCTTGAAACATCTCATTAAACAGATCTTGCAACTGTTCAAAACTGTCCCCTGAATTATTCTCCTGCCAAATCTCAAAATGTCAATCAATAGTGTCTAAAGACAAACATATGGGAAACTAAAGCAGGCTGCCTTACACTAGGCTTTGACTGATTCATCATGGTAGCCATCTCGTTCAAAAAATCTCCCATTCCCTGCAAAACAACATGGTTCATATGTTCAATAACCATACAAAAGCCATATACATTTTCAACACAAAACCAACCAGACATGAACTGTGTCTTCAACCAAAAATAAGACAAAAAAAGGGGAGATTTACGTTTTGgtcatgatcatcatcatcactattATAAGCTCCAACGTCATAGAGGAACCTCTTGTTGGAGTCAGACAGAACTGTTGTGtccacaaaacaaaagaaaaaaaaaaaaaaaagcgtaaTTCACAAACATAAAACAATACTTTTCAAAAAGCAcatatcaagaaaacaatagaggATCTTCTAATATCCAATAATCAACTCCCATTTGTTCCATCaaacgattaaaaaaaaataaagaacttTGAGAAGAAAGATGAAGCAAAAAGGTTGGTGAAATTACCAGAGTAGGCCTCTTGGATAGCCTGAAACTTCTTCTTTGATTCATCTACAAACTCCGAATCCCCCATCGACGAACAACGGTCTGGATGCCATCTCTAAATCACAACATACCAAATCAAAGCTCAGTGTCAAAAGGAATGATTCCACACACAACAAGCCTAATTCAAACCTATCAGCTAAAGGCGTGATCTTTTATTCACAGAATCTATCACTATTCCAGACAGAAAACAAATCGATTTACAATTACATGCAACACTCCAGATCAGGTAAATCAGATTCATTTTGACTGATCATGTTTCTTCTATGAACAAAACACGAAGAGGAACGAAACGGAAACTCACAAGAGCGAGCTTTTTGTAAGCAGAACGGAGCTCCGTGGTGGTACATTCCTTCTTCAAACCCATAACAGCATACAAATCATCGTTGCCTTTCTCGTTACCGTTCGACGCCATGCCTTACTTTCTCGAAACCCACAAACCAAAACCGACAAAAACACAATAAAAATCGATTCTTTCGATGAATTTCAActaccaacaaaaaaaacagagccACAGTGccaaaatatctatatattggTGGCTTCAATGGACTCGAGGCAACGATCTTCTGGATTGATAGGAGATCGTAGATGATATCATAGAAGAAATTTGGGGGAAAAAAAGGTTCGGTTTCTCCTCTCTGTATCTATCTCTCTCCCACATACGTTAGAGAGGGAATGGAACTCTCCAGAACCTCTTACCACTTGTCTTAAAAGAtctcttttatgttttatcCTAGTACCTTCccctttttttaattaataatttaataattatcttcttcatcctcttttGCTTGGTCAACAAAGCATATTTTGTCGTCGGATGTGTTCCTCGACAAGGACTTTCATTCCAGATTTGAGGCCGTTACAACGTCCAAGAAGTCTTCAACTCCActcatacgagctgtgaacgcagaTCGCGTCGAGTCCAACTTGTTACGCAgctgagtgacttcatcatctCGTCTCTGACCATAAGACAATGtagctctcggaacatcgttgacgaaACTAATCTCCAACGTACGCCtcttttttagggacaaccttaaaaacaaaaattaaatattgttagtaaaaagttatagttaaattaaatggataataaaaaaaattacctctTCGTAAATCCTATTCACTTCAAAtatggataaggtgacgggtaatccgttggtggactgctgggtcagctgggtctggcggtcttcacCGTGACCAaccaagtcgttgaagatctGCTCGGACCTAGCATCTAGAAATTGGCCCGCCTTGTTCGTGTGGGTCTTCTTGTAAAATTGCAAAAAAGACGAGAGTTCTttcgtctctttggcctaaaaaccattttaaaaagttataatatatatatatatatatatatatatatatatatatatatattaattaaattaaatatttaattaccatatcCAGACGGACACCAACGTGGGGTTTTTGACCCGTAGAGTAAAGCATCGGcccgtggccgtgctcatctaccgtcTGGCGGGAGGCAGAGCAAGATTCGGCGATTCTAATGGAGTCAGGAtcccgccaataacggatgaggttatcccacacatccgtggtgagcttagggggtttgccacgctcatatcccttcacgatccagtcacccttccagttgaagactgtgtccaacaagcgagctTTCGCCTTCATGTTAAACGCTTTCTTCACCTTCTCATTGACCCCCATGGATCAATGGTATTTTTGCTGtaacagaaaaaaattaaattaagaattagttttaaaaattttaaaatttaaatcataaaaaaattaaagtatatataattaattaatagtaacttacaacaaaaattttgaaccacgtccttCTGACGTAGATCAACGTCTTtttccagtttggatgtggctcggagaagtaacctttgatcgtctCGGTTACGTTCCGAGCAacacatccgtcaaccccaaacctgaaaaaaacaaatttaaactataaattatttattactgttataaaagaattttaaaaacaatgtaacgtaccacaaagttccgtccggtcggtcggagTCTATGACTGATAAACCTTCTATGCCTGGTTGAGCGAGAAGgtcctcaacagtgtactgcgagtaaggagcactcggtgacaccatcaaatcgggatgaatctcggccGGCATCGTAGGAGGCACAAGAGGAGGCATCTATGGGACATGAGCATGAGGAGCCGGTGGTGCAACGAATCgaggaaccgatggtgcacCAGAAGGAGGCGACCGAGAGACTTCGGACCCgtagaaccgggagctgaagaagacgggtctaaacgactaccaggcttaccgaacatctctctgtaatggggagTAAGTCTGTTCTTCCGAACTGTctggaaaaaaatttaatttttaaaattaacatccacactaattaacaaattctataaataacaaattatataaatctagctaaattccctacattaactacctaatcaacactaattaacataaaatcagtaaacctatctaaatttcctacactaaccacttaatctaccctaaactaatcaaattagagaggaaatagagagagtATGGTACCATTGATACGAAagagagaggaagtggagacgAAATGAAAGTGAGAAGCTCGcgtgtatatataaaaaattagtaatcgtcgtaatttcctcgtaaaattacaAGAAACTcgcgaggcccgtgtttttctttacgaggaattagcgaggcaTGCGTTTTGTTTCCTCGTAACGTCCTCATTGATtaacgaggaattagcgagcccGCGTTTTCCtattacgaggtctttacgacgaattttgCTTACGTGAAATTAACGAGTctcgcgttctttatttttaggatTCGTCGTAAGCTCCTTGTTAGtgtacgaggaaatagcgaggattatgtttaaatccctaaaatccaaaatcccaaactccatcttccttatcttctactacatatattccaaaccccaaacccatcttccctttaacctcaatctcttctttccattccaaacccaaattataaaattaaccacaattccttaacttataatctcaatctcttctttctaattcaaaccccccattaccttacacaaaatcaaattatataaatagattttcatgattaaatccatcaaatcacatgcattaagtctgaaaatcaaccatattaaaaacaaatacatcaatcggatacattgacattctcgtcatcactagaaacatcatcattttcattaaactcgtcttcaacagcttcgtccgtggcatcgtcggtaagatcttcgtactcatgattatgcggatcaatgagaaggatgtcatcaatttgttgttcaggttcctcgacatcatttatctgttcttcttgcaatggtggttcttctccactgatgattcgtccacgaggtgtaactttgatcacggctaaccaatttattcccgattctctcatccgagggtatggaaggaagctaacttggtctgcttgtgaagctaagatgcaAGGCTCAAATTTATtgtacctgcaaaaataaagacaacgtaaaaattaatcatacagatcatgtatacaaaaaaaaaagaatttgttgtaccttcgtccaccattgacatcaactacaccgaatttttTAAACCGAatacctctgttgacgacggggtcgaaccattcacatttgaagaggacgcatttcagcttcaataaccctgggaattccacttcaataatctcctgcaataTCCTGTTGAAATCTATTTCGCCTTTCaaacatattccatagttattggtcgcccgctgtctaccatactcgtatgtgtgaaaagtatagcctcgtgtgaaatacatctgtgatgtggtgacctttccAAGTGGAGCTTGAATTACTTTGTGAAACCACGTAGGGTAATTtgcgtcgtcgtcataatcaatctgcaaaaataatgaaaacgttgaaatacatatcatgtatgaaaaagagtttgatcgatcaacctgcaaaaattaagagtttgagttaatacatGATTCTTCAACCAATTAATAAAGTGTTGATTTTTCCTTCTGTCTACCTCACTTGTGGATATATCTGagaatgtttcttcgacttgagaaacaaataggctgtaaaatcacattttatattaatatatttttggaaattatataatttatgcttatatgtgtttagaagtttCCATAaaatatgttacctttcaaaataacgcatcaatagATCATCGCAATTGAGTGGAATATATATGTGTGCACTATGAGTGTCTTCTTCaatcgaccaccaaacctctttcgATTTCCCACCGattcgtccaatctggctaaagatgtctgaaacaccagcaactgcatatgttggcgcgacaccaccatcatcatatcttcttggagctcttttcCGAGTACGTACTTTtaacgcaaagtagtacgatgtgaagtgagaagtttcttccgtcaaactttcagcaattatagaaccttcaacttttgcgaggtttttttgcttttcccttcaaatatttcatggctcgatcatactgatacatccaacCGTAATGTACAGgcccacgaagcaatgcctcatatgggaggtggacagctagatgctccatgaagTCAAAAAATcccggaggaaatatcttctccaagttggaCAATAAGATGAGAATGTTCTCGTGAAGTTGTTccacgacttcttctttaagagtgtgtgtgctcagatctctgaaaaatgctccaatgtcttgtatatttcaaaaaaaattaaacacattagtaatcatatattattgcaaactaaactattataaaattaatgcgttataatatactacctgtaagtgcttcatgtacgtttgttggaagtagctccgcaaatgcaaagggaagtaattgttgcataaagacatgataatcatgactcttcatcccataaaaattttgacccttttcaacacatctagggAGATTTGAAACATGCCCATCGGgaaacttcacttctgatgccacctagttgaacaacaccgactttttttctgaagacaatctgaatatcgtaacgggaacttgtccattgctttttatatgtaactcacttcttgaacAAATATCTGGCAaatccaacctcgattttatgttgtcttttgtcttcccagggacattcaatattgtattcatgatgttcacaaagaaattcttctttatatgcatcacatcgaggttgtggcgcagaagaagatcctccCAATATGTAaactcccaaaatatattcTTCTTGTGTCAGTTGTGCCGAACACCGTAAAAATCATGCATATTAccggggacatgccaattaccaccacaacgaactgtttcgttaccTCTGTAGTaatcgatttgcgcttcaatttgttctccagttagatatggaggaggagtgtctctgacaacccttttgtgcctaaacaatttcttgtttcttcggtacggatggccaatgggaagaaatcgacggtgacaatcgaaccaacttgtcttcctaccattcttcagttgaaacgcatttGTCGTTCCATTataatatggacaagataatctccAATGTATAGTctatccagacaacatcccataggcaggaaagtcacttatggtctaCAAAAGCATCGCTCCCATCgaaaaattcgtcttcgttgagcagtcatacatCCTCACctctgttgaccacaaatccttcaactcttatcagtggttgtaggaaaacatccatagacctttttggatggttcggaccaggtattaatatggtcaagaatagcaactcccgttgcatgcacatctccggtggcaggttgtatggcgtaacaAAGACTgaccacaatgaatattgtctaccTGACATTCCGAATaaactaaatccatctgtgcataatccgagatacacattccggctattgctagcgaatttcagatgtactttgttaaaatgtttccaggctcttgcgtctgatggatgagtcatctcaccatccgtctgagtatgctcggcatgccatctcatccctCCGGCAGTCTACTcagattggtacaatcttttcaatttgtctgtaattggtaggtactacatcctttggtacggtaccctattacgtcctcgtccttgcggcttgaatcgtggcttctcgGCAGAATCaacattcttctaacttctcatcatctacccagtagatcatgcaattATCGATGCAAACGTCTATCAACTCCGAAGGCatcccaagactataaaccagtttttgaatctcataataagaatcagcagacacattgtcttccggaaAATaatctttaaacaagtctgcccatttattcatgcaactttcaggtagattgtgatcagttttaatattcatcattctaggagccaacgacaatttagagagacatTCTCTACAACCATTGTAAAGTGGCTGATTCGcagcatctaacatttcataaaacttttttgcatctatgttagatttttcatctttaTTATGAGCTAtaaatgcatcagctaccatatcatgaaccctatcataatctaccatctggtcctcctgatggtaactatgttcattatgcaaatgatgatcaaccggttcttcctgaaaattgctattactactactagttTCATTCTCATAATTATAacattctccatgttgaaaccagatatagtaatttggcgtgaaacctctatttattaaacctctattcacgatttgccaattccgaattgttgcatttccgacaaggacataacatcttaccgctttcttgggcgagcgatGTGGAATctgtttgatgcataaatgtctccagcccttCGAGGTATTTTTTTGTCACTCTTCCGTTAGCATCTCtgtgcatatacatccacctccgtaACTCGAAAATATTCCTGGACcccgacatttttttttctttcacgtgtttttttttgttggtgtgtttaaaatgatgttcaaacgtccatatttataggaaattttcgaatctggtagttgaaaTTTTActacgaatttacgacgaaattcaGTTAGGTAGCCGAGAAAAAACGTGTAtaactacaaagttggtggactCGAAATTCTGTCGTTAAGTAAACGTAAAATATTATACGCTAATTTTACGACGAGTTTACGAGGAAACCATtttccctcgtaaataccacgttaTGTTATGTCGTTTTTACGAGAAAatcgtttcgtcgttattttacgaTGAACTTGCGTTGATTTtacatttcctcgtaagataCTCGTAAAGTCGACATAAATTTATGAGGATTAATATTcttcgttaattttcgtcgctATAGTTGTGCTTTCTTGTAATGATAAACTaagttacataaaataaaattaattaattaaaagaaaaagcaTGCATGtgtcataatatttttttggagaaatattatattttcaattagTCTTATTGAATATAAGTTCTAATTTCTTCTTAAgattctaaaattttcaaaattcctTCAAGAAACAAACTAAAAATTACCTTGATTTCCaagtttttttaatgaatgttgATGTATGagaaacctgaaaaaaaaaaaaaatattaatcacaacatagatatatcatttgtatattttataagaaaaacgaaaatattaCAAAACTCATTTGCATAGAAAATTTTGAAGCTGTGAATATGAATAATGAGAATGAATGTATATTTATAGACAACCATTTCGTAAAAGAAAAAAGTAGAAAAAAGGATGCTCATGCATTGGGCCTCTGCTATCGCCACCCAGCTTCCTCCTTTTATCTGCACATGAAAACAAATAACAGGCAAAACTGAACTGCATGCATCCAATACTTTACTATCTTGTCTGCATGTCTTTTATTTCTGCTATTCTTCTGCATGTGTTTACATTCAATGCCTAAATCTTTCTAACTACTCCGAAACTCAAACGCACACGGAACCCAATAAACCAACTTAAGACCAGCATTAACCGGGGTAAGCACCCCGGTGcttagctttaaaaaaaaaaaaatggaaacagaGTGCTTGTTTAAGCGCAGGAAACGCTGGTTGTTTCCACTGTTCGcgggccccactgacacgtggcggtctGCGAAtagttcatttttaattttttttttaatctgccaaaaaccaaaaaaataaaaataaaaaaaattaagcacccCAAATGGGGTGCTATGGTTAATTATGCTCTATTCACTTGGGGTTCCGAGAGAGCATTTTCTCGCTCAACTTTCTCCCACTTAAATATAAACTTGtacttagagcatcattatcgcgGTCCTAAACCGCGTCCTTAGGacattaatttcgaaatttaaatctaaactaaatgaAAACTTTGCAAACGTACGTTAAGTTAGAGTTTTTAGGGAACGTATGTTAAGGCCACGTGTCAGCAAAATAGGGGAAAGAGGAAATGGGGAGAGACCGTCGAGTTACCGTCTCGACAtcattctctcttctctcttttcttctctctcgaCGGTTCAACGCCTCTAGACGAATTCCGCCGAACGAAAAGCCTCTCTCTCCGCGTTTCGCTCCGCCTCTCACTCCGCGTTTCGCTCCGCCTCTCACTCCGCGTTTCGCTCCGCCTCTCACTCCGCGTTTCGCTCCGGCTCTCACTCCGCGTTTCGCTCCGACGAATTCACCCAACCGATCTCGCCGACGATCTGTTCTCCCTCACTCCACCGATCTCTCCGCCGATTGGAAACTAAAACCAGGTATCGCTCAATCCTCTATCCGTCGTCTATGTGTGCCttgtatttctaaaaattatgtCTATGTTTGAACTCGTCTATGTTTCTACTACTTGTGTGAACCTGTCTTGAACTCGGCTATGTTTGTTTTAagtgttttaatttcttcttgATTGCTTCATGTaatgttgttttcggtttatgaTCAATGtagttcttgtttcattaaATGGCTATCTTTATTAATGATTCATGTGTTAATCTTCTTTATGATTATTGATCAATGTGTTAATCTTCTTTATGATTAAAAATTTCTGCAGGTTAAGTAAAACATGGGACAAGACTACAGCTATACACAGCCTTCGGAGTCAGAGCATTACGGTGGGTACTCACTCGACAGTGGGCACAGCGAAACTCATGATCTAATCCGACGTGACCAAGTTGAGATAAGCAACAATGCTCGTTCACGGGTTGAGTACCCTCCGCAACCCGAGGTTGAGTTCGGATTCCCGCATACATGTTACTGTGGTGCTAAGCCTGTGCTTGCAACGTCTAACCGTTATGGGTTAGATCCAGGTTAAATTACTTCCTACTCGTTGCACTTCGTTGAATTATCTTTTTAATGATCTAACAGTTTGTTTGCAATCCACAGGTAGAAGATACTACACATGTGCGAATGTAGATGATGGGGAGTGTCATGTTTGGAAATGGTGGGATGATGCCgtcatggaggagatgagagcGAGAGATCAACATGTTCTTCAACTGGCTGAAAAGGTAGATAATCTTACCCTTTTGAGTGACTATGAGACTGAGCAGAAGGTTCTTAGGCTTGAGAAGATAGTGTCTGATCTAGGTAAGGAGAGATCAAGGTCTTCTGATGGGTTTGAGTACTTTGTAGGTGGAATGGTTATTGTAATAGTTTTAATAGGAATCATGCTGATGTTTAAGTAATGATCATGGCTGTTGTTATGTATGGGAATGGTTTAGGCTTTTGATGAACTTGTTGATGAACATGTGATGACCTTTTTGTAAAATGATCTTGTTGATGGACATGAGATCACGTTGTAGTGTGGCTATCTGTAACAAAACATGTTGATGGACTCTTGATCTTgtcatattattgtaaaatgATCTTgtcatattattttgttttattgtggGACAAAGTCCTTTTTAGAGCAGTGCACGATCCTCTCTTTAAAACAATGGGTAAAAACAATGGGTGATAATATATTTTGGAAGCAAGTAAATAATACACAAGGTTTGTGTGCTCGTGATGGGTGTACCAACTTTGTCACAAGGTTTGTTTTATTCTTTCAAAAAGTCACAAGAAGTATCACGGGAGAATGATAAAATACTCGTTGCTTTTCCTATATAAGCAAGAGACTTGTTCtctcataaaaaataaaacaaagcatCTCTCTTCTTGTCAATTTGTAAACAATTGCtcccttttaaatttttttatggcttcttcttcgtcttctcattatcattaccacaaagatgatgatgatgatgaacttaCTGCCATATTTGATGATTATTTTGAAAACCAAGATTTTATTCCAGaaacaatgaaagaaaaaaacgtgtttttatCGAGAGAAACCGGGAAGAATGCCACAAGAATCTctggaatgattattttagcGAAACTCCCACATACCCGAAAAATTTATTTCGTCGACATTTTCggatgaacaagccattgttcttGCGTATTGTGCATCGTCTCTCCACAGAAGTACAATACTTTCAACCATCAGAAGATGCAACCGGACAGTCTAGTCTATCACCACTCCAAAAATGTACGACAGCAATTCGTCAATTGGCATATGGTGGTGCGGCTGATACAGTTGACGAATATGTACGACTTGGTGAAACAACGGCTCGAAAATCTTTGCACCATTTTACCGCTGGAATAATTCACTTGTTTGGCGACGAATACTTAAGACGTCTCACTCCGGATGATCTGCAGAGACTACTCTATGTTGGAGAACAACGAGGATTTCCGGGGATgattggaagcatcgactgtatgcattgggagtggaagaattgcccctccgcttggaaaggaatgtattcacgaggaaCTGGAAAACCAACTATTGTCTTGGAGGCTGTAGCTTCATAtgacctctggatatggcacgcgttttttggagctccaggtactatgaacgatcttaatattcttgatcgatcgCATGTTTTTGATGATATTATTAACGGAATAGCTCCGCAAGTCAACTTTTATGTCAACGGAAGAGAGTACAATTTCGCATACTATCTCacggatggtatttatccgGAATGGGCGACTTTTATGGGATCTATCCGTTTACCACAGAGTCCAAAACATCAATTATTTGCAAAAACCCAAGAAAGACATCGAAAAGATGttgagcgtgcttttggagtcctGCAAGCTAGATTTACCGTTATTAAAAATTCATCTAAGTTATGGGATAAATCCAAAATAGCAAATGTTATGAGAGcttgtatcatactccataatatgattgtcgaagGCGAACGAGATTCATACACTCAGTATGACCTTGACTCGTTTCAACATGATGAAGGTGTGGATCTTACATTTTCCGTCCAGATGCCTACTGCTCTTTTCAATACAATTGATCGTCGAGCAAGAGTTCGGGAACGACCAGTTAATCGACAACTAAAACAcgatttgattgaaaatatatgggATAAATTTGGGAATCAAATTTAATGtataatgtttaaatttatatgaattgaagtttcctttttgtttttaatatttgaatgtttatgttttattaatgggttttttttttgtttgtaatttgttgttttttcaatggcttttttttttgtaatttgttttttcaactttgtttaataaattatgtttctattttaatgttatatgtttaatatatcTCATttcctattaaaaaaaattaattaactaaGAGACTTAAAATGGTCCTACCAATAATCTTAATTTTAGCTATTGTCCTTAACTATGTATCTTaaccagtgttctaaaaatagGGCTAGGCGCCGCCTAGTCGGCAAATTGGGTCTGAGCGAAacaattttttcaaaagaaaaaaacggtCTAGGCGCCCGGCTAAACATTAATCCTTGATAAGGTGCCTAACCAGTGCTTAGCAATTTCTTGAACGTTGATCTtaacttaacaatattaataaactaaGTTAAGGACACAAAAATTGGTCCTTGCAATGTGGATGCTCTTATAAGTTAATGAGCTTTAGATTgggtatatatattttcttctttgtcttaTTTTCCTCTTTTCTTCGTCTCTCACCATTTCTGCAGACTCGCAGATAAAGAGAAGCT
The window above is part of the Brassica napus cultivar Da-Ae chromosome C3, Da-Ae, whole genome shotgun sequence genome. Proteins encoded here:
- the LOC106390444 gene encoding chaperone protein dnaJ 6, which translates into the protein MASNGNEKGNDDLYAVMGLKKECTTTELRSAYKKLALRWHPDRCSSMGDSEFVDESKKKFQAIQEAYSVLSDSNKRFLYDVGAYNSDDDDHDQNGMGDFLNEMATMMNQSKPSENNSGDSFEQLQDLFNEMFQGDATAFSSSSSSCNASTFTSSCSSVFDTNAQQSPFETNSMGMNDPFAFDPRGHTFSLGVEHQRDFKKGKNNGGRRNRRKNNAQSGAHETSSSNNYGVPTS